ATCAGTTTATCAACGCTACCGTCTTTACTGGCGATGAATGGCTTACCGATGCAACCGTCCGCGTAGAAAATGGTCGGATTCAGGAAATTACAACAGCCAACAATCTTTCTACCGATTCAGCATCCAGTATCGATCTGGCAGGTGATTGTCTTATTCCCGGCCTCATCGATCTTCAATTATATGGTGGTTCGAATCTATTCTTAAACGAGGTACCAACCCCCGATACGGTTCGTCACATTTATAACTCACATGCCTTCAATGGCACTACGACTCTCCTACCAACCATTCACTCAACCTCGCTGGCTATTATGCAGCAAGCGATGGCAGCCGTAGTGGTAGTTCGAGACGAAGACCCATTTGGGGTACCGGGTCTACACATTGAAGGGCCTTATTTTAACCCTGTCAAGCGGGGAGCCCATAGCATGGCCTATGTACGAACTCCCGCCGAAGGTGAGCTGGAAGCCCTGTTCAGTACAAATGCCGACATCATTCGTATACTGACACTGGCTCCCGAAATTTTTTCGCCAGAGCATTTTGTGGCCATCAAGCAATTGAAGCATCCTACTACGCTGCTTTCGCTGGGCCATAGTAATGCTACTTATGAGCAAGCTACAGCCGCCTTCGACAATGGTGTGTCGCTTTCTACGCACTTGTATAATGCCATGCGAGGTTTTGAAAGTCGCGAGCCGGGTGTTGTCGGGGCCGTATTCGATCATCCTACCGTTCGGGCCAGCATCATTGCAGATGGTTATCATTGCAATCCCACTACCATCCGTATTGCCTACCGATTGCTTGGCGAACGGTTATTTCTTATTTCGGATGCCTTATTCGCCAATCCACCCCGCCCTTCGTTTACTCTCGGCCAGTTTGTCGTTCATTATGAACCAGATAGCAGTGGACCTGGGCGTTACGTCAACGATGAAGGAAATCTGGCAGGTTCCGCCATAACCCTAATCGACTGCGTTCGAATAGCGGTTGAAAAAGCCGGGATTCCATTGACCAACGCGCTTCGCATGGCGTCAACGGTTCCAGCCGACATTATCGGCATGGGCCACCAACTGGGAAAGATTCAGCCAGGGTACGTCGCTAACCTGGTACGGACAGATCAATCACTCTACACAAAAGGGGTCTGGACCCAGGGTGTAGCTATCCGTTGAGGGCTGTACCCTACCCTTTCCTCTTCAATATTCTAACGTTACCCTCGAACGGTAGCTGGCTCAGATAAAACCCATCTTGCACAGCTATTTTTCGGGGGTAATTTGTTTTAGTTGAACTACTATGCTTACGGTTTATCAAGTAAGTATAAATACGGATATTTAGAAAACAGATAATAGAAAAATAGAAGCTATATAATTTTCTGTTGCACTATTCATATAATTCAGTATTATATTCTACATTTACACTTGACAACGTTATTATAGTTTGTAATTTCGACTAAGTACAACAAAATATACTCTCAATAGCGCGCTAGAGTTTTAACTGAGAGGCACTCTATCAAAAAAGCTAAT
This window of the Spirosoma aerolatum genome carries:
- the nagA gene encoding N-acetylglucosamine-6-phosphate deacetylase; its protein translation is MNQFINATVFTGDEWLTDATVRVENGRIQEITTANNLSTDSASSIDLAGDCLIPGLIDLQLYGGSNLFLNEVPTPDTVRHIYNSHAFNGTTTLLPTIHSTSLAIMQQAMAAVVVVRDEDPFGVPGLHIEGPYFNPVKRGAHSMAYVRTPAEGELEALFSTNADIIRILTLAPEIFSPEHFVAIKQLKHPTTLLSLGHSNATYEQATAAFDNGVSLSTHLYNAMRGFESREPGVVGAVFDHPTVRASIIADGYHCNPTTIRIAYRLLGERLFLISDALFANPPRPSFTLGQFVVHYEPDSSGPGRYVNDEGNLAGSAITLIDCVRIAVEKAGIPLTNALRMASTVPADIIGMGHQLGKIQPGYVANLVRTDQSLYTKGVWTQGVAIR